One window from the genome of Candidatus Deferrimicrobium sp. encodes:
- a CDS encoding nucleoside recognition domain-containing protein, translated as MDILLSALVGGLKLSAKLILIIVPLVTLFEVLRHLPVFRRAGNIVEPMMRGVGLTRDAAIPLFTGIFLGIAYGAGIIIRVAQQKGLPARELFLMGLFLATCHSVIEDVLIFVVIGGNGPAILGVRLGLAVLLTGLIARVWKPA; from the coding sequence ATGGATATTCTTCTTTCCGCTCTCGTGGGGGGGCTGAAGCTTTCCGCCAAGCTCATCCTCATCATCGTGCCGCTGGTGACGCTCTTCGAGGTGCTGCGGCACCTCCCCGTCTTCCGCCGGGCGGGGAACATCGTGGAGCCGATGATGCGTGGGGTGGGGCTCACGCGGGACGCGGCGATCCCCCTGTTCACCGGGATTTTTCTGGGCATCGCCTACGGGGCGGGGATCATCATCCGCGTGGCGCAGCAGAAAGGGCTCCCCGCCCGGGAACTTTTCCTCATGGGGCTCTTCCTCGCCACCTGCCATTCGGTGATCGAGGACGTCCTCATCTTCGTGGTCATCGGGGGGAACGGCCCGGCGATCCTCGGCGTGCGGTTGGGGCTGGCGGTCCTCCTGACCGGCCTGATAGCCCGGGTCTGGAAGCCTGCGTGA